Proteins found in one Desulfovermiculus halophilus DSM 18834 genomic segment:
- a CDS encoding TorD/DmsD family molecular chaperone: MSVHILPEKDQALYNVLSLVASCFYRPTPELLEDLQTLPEIVTFLDPEMADAADRMLTEIKNQNLDELLKEYSRLFIGPFQLEAPPFGSVYLESEGRLMGQSTSEVKRMYKECGLDLSPDFKSPPDHVAAELEFLAYLGLQENSSQDEEQKMFYQQQRALFLHRHIGYWFPLLAENIEKHTFQPFYMELSRLTRQLLELAQADLEVWCTSND; the protein is encoded by the coding sequence ATGTCTGTGCATATTCTGCCAGAAAAAGATCAGGCTCTGTATAACGTCCTGTCCCTGGTCGCCAGCTGCTTTTATCGGCCGACTCCCGAACTCCTGGAGGACCTGCAAACCTTGCCTGAAATTGTCACATTTTTAGATCCTGAAATGGCCGATGCAGCCGATCGGATGCTGACTGAAATCAAGAATCAGAACCTGGATGAGCTGCTCAAGGAGTACTCCCGGCTGTTCATCGGCCCTTTCCAGCTCGAGGCCCCGCCTTTCGGCTCGGTCTACTTGGAATCAGAGGGCCGGTTGATGGGCCAATCAACATCAGAAGTCAAAAGGATGTATAAGGAGTGCGGTCTGGATCTCTCCCCTGACTTCAAAAGCCCGCCGGACCATGTGGCTGCTGAGCTGGAGTTTCTGGCCTATCTTGGTTTGCAGGAGAACAGCAGCCAGGATGAAGAACAAAAAATGTTCTATCAGCAGCAACGGGCCTTATTTCTGCACCGCCATATCGGGTACTGGTTTCCTCTGTTGGCCGAAAACATTGAAAAGCATACGTTTCAACCTTTTTATATGGAATTGAGCCGCTTGACCAGACAATTACTGGAGCTGGCCCAGGCCGATTTGGAAGTCTGGTGTACAAGCAATGATTAG
- a CDS encoding polysulfide reductase NrfD has product MSGKNTLFIPWMILLLAGIAVGLGTAGILLVNGHYLFNANDVLIWTLPLGAYVFLALTSTGLALVSSMPLVFNLEQYEGLAKRLVFLLAKLWRMHKGDWHSASSRFLGIASMLTGVFAALMLGSVFGLTEARPTYFGPFISVFCLVIALLSGMAMIILYINICSLIKRSCSQVTDTAMNMLARKFSFVIGLTLIFYFLKLAMASGSTYPEFATAINFSLILFLVVPYVLMISPGLRRTAWAKTLASAVTLIGIFAVHMQILIGGQVRPVGPKAEGLPEILTYFPSIWEILVVVFALCVMLLLYTLGERFLRLDDTPHGQSA; this is encoded by the coding sequence ATGAGCGGCAAAAACACATTATTCATCCCCTGGATGATCCTCCTTCTGGCCGGCATTGCCGTCGGCCTGGGTACAGCTGGCATTCTTTTGGTCAACGGCCATTACCTGTTCAATGCCAACGATGTCTTGATCTGGACCTTGCCCCTGGGGGCCTATGTCTTTTTGGCCCTGACCAGCACCGGACTAGCCTTGGTATCTTCCATGCCCCTGGTCTTCAACCTGGAACAATACGAGGGTTTGGCCAAGCGGCTGGTCTTTTTGCTCGCCAAGCTGTGGCGGATGCATAAAGGCGACTGGCACTCCGCCTCCAGCCGCTTCCTGGGCATCGCTTCCATGCTCACCGGAGTCTTCGCCGCTCTGATGCTGGGCTCGGTCTTTGGCCTGACAGAAGCCAGGCCGACCTATTTCGGGCCTTTCATTTCCGTGTTCTGCCTGGTTATCGCCCTGCTCTCAGGCATGGCTATGATCATTTTGTACATCAACATCTGCTCCCTGATAAAGAGATCCTGTTCCCAGGTGACCGATACGGCCATGAACATGCTGGCCCGCAAGTTCTCTTTTGTCATCGGGCTGACCCTGATCTTTTACTTTCTGAAGCTGGCCATGGCCTCTGGATCCACTTACCCGGAGTTCGCCACAGCCATCAATTTCAGTCTCATTCTATTTCTGGTTGTCCCTTATGTGCTCATGATCAGCCCGGGACTGCGGCGCACCGCCTGGGCCAAGACTTTAGCCTCGGCAGTCACCCTGATCGGCATCTTTGCTGTTCATATGCAGATCCTCATCGGCGGCCAGGTAAGGCCGGTCGGCCCCAAGGCCGAGGGGTTACCTGAAATCCTGACCTATTTTCCCAGCATTTGGGAGATATTAGTAGTTGTCTTTGCCTTGTGCGTTATGCTCCTGTTGTACACTTTGGGCGAGCGGTTCTTGCGGCTGGATGACACGCCTCATGGTCAGTCGGCGTAA
- a CDS encoding FAD/NAD(P)-binding protein, whose translation MRSIVILGAGTAGTMMANRLCHSLRHEIETHDISITVVDQNRGACVQ comes from the coding sequence ATGCGCAGCATCGTCATTCTCGGAGCCGGAACCGCCGGAACCATGATGGCCAACAGACTATGCCACAGTCTGCGTCATGAAATCGAAACCCATGATATTTCCATTACTGTTGTGGATCAGAACCGGGGAGCATGTGTGCAATGA
- a CDS encoding 4Fe-4S dicluster domain-containing protein, with product MTKWAMVIDHQKCVGCGACIIGCKTENNTPEGIYWSYKITETVGTFPSVRYHYIPTLCNHCDNAPCVRGCPTKALHKTEDGITMHDPDKCIGCKYCMFNCPYGVIYFNWRKPHPEWRSQEVLIEGCTSSAQEMADKVKGRVTPYYNPERESTLDGIRPKGVVEKCTFCDHRLKKGLLPACVEACPADARIFGDLNNPSSAVSRLLGKYRSYRLKEHLGTSPKVFYIRSFNPGAYIQTKGEVS from the coding sequence ATGACAAAATGGGCCATGGTCATCGACCATCAAAAATGCGTGGGCTGCGGGGCCTGCATCATCGGCTGCAAAACCGAGAACAACACCCCGGAAGGCATATACTGGTCCTATAAAATTACTGAGACAGTGGGAACATTTCCCAGTGTCCGCTACCACTACATCCCTACTCTGTGCAATCACTGCGACAACGCCCCCTGCGTGCGGGGCTGCCCCACAAAAGCCCTGCATAAGACCGAGGACGGCATCACCATGCATGATCCAGATAAGTGCATCGGCTGCAAGTACTGCATGTTCAACTGCCCGTACGGGGTCATTTATTTCAACTGGCGCAAGCCCCACCCGGAATGGCGTTCGCAGGAGGTGCTCATAGAGGGCTGCACCAGCTCGGCCCAGGAGATGGCGGACAAGGTCAAGGGCCGGGTTACGCCCTACTACAACCCGGAACGGGAAAGCACCCTGGACGGTATTCGGCCCAAGGGGGTGGTCGAGAAGTGCACCTTCTGCGACCACCGTTTGAAAAAGGGGCTTTTGCCGGCCTGTGTGGAGGCCTGCCCTGCGGATGCGCGCATTTTCGGAGACTTGAACAACCCCTCCAGTGCGGTGAGCCGGCTGCTGGGCAAATACAGGTCCTACCGGCTCAAGGAGCATTTGGGAACCAGCCCCAAGGTGTTCTACATCCGCAGCTTTAATCCCGGAGCCTACATCCAGACCAAAGGAGAGGTCTCATGA
- a CDS encoding TraR/DksA family transcriptional regulator, giving the protein MDRKTRNELQAAIEEQIEAVSRELAEMQERAKTVDLDQPIGRLSRMDSLTNQGILLSSVTKAKTRLARLKQVLKNIDGQEYGLCRECGEEIGIQRLKALPESELCIDCAQ; this is encoded by the coding sequence ATGGACCGGAAAACCAGAAATGAACTCCAAGCGGCGATAGAAGAACAGATAGAGGCTGTGAGTCGGGAGTTGGCTGAGATGCAGGAGCGGGCCAAAACCGTTGATCTGGATCAGCCCATCGGCCGGCTGTCCAGAATGGACTCTCTGACCAATCAGGGTATCCTGCTTTCCAGTGTGACCAAGGCCAAGACCAGACTGGCCAGGCTGAAACAGGTGCTCAAGAATATCGATGGCCAGGAATACGGACTGTGCAGAGAATGCGGAGAAGAAATCGGAATACAGCGGTTGAAGGCCCTTCCGGAATCTGAGTTGTGTATAGACTGTGCCCAATGA